The following coding sequences lie in one Dehalobacter sp. 12DCB1 genomic window:
- a CDS encoding DNA translocase FtsK has protein sequence MKSWGLETLATKATKKNRRGSRKKRQSVHDTIRNEIIGILVMGLACLGFVMLYSNSKGAIVTHIVKALRIAAGDGSVGIFIILGVIGISLMSNNRKSMKSRTTGVILLWLVAEGFLHLGSSAAYDTAGLLELGKAGLGGGLLGAVISIMLVMLVGVTGGYVILAVLALIGAILAMNRSMVGTVKDLLSLTANFAQMVDRHIRDFLQVLADGRQERQERKEDDRNSMFAAAKKGEPVKSLTPDDYFDSKQGNPVIEIFGEERNRGEERNKKSKLVPQPETDHYLINTRMDDLAERKAGNIGDYAGGRETTAAPPGKLTGTPISRQTEKNEHYRLPPLNLVHKSMKKGQKSGKDIADNVRLLEDTLASFGVRVKVTRVTQGPTITRYEVQPAPGVKVSKITSLSDDIALSLAASDVRMEAPIPGKSAVGIEVPNKEIAIVHFREVLETEDFQDSPSKLSLALGKDITGTPIIGDLTRMPHLLIAGATGAGKSVCINTIIGSIVYKAKPDEVKLLLIDPKVVELANYNGIPHLISPVVTEPQRAAGALKWIVTEMETRYELFAASGVRDIVRYNFLVSEKKDTESKPLPYVVVIIDELADLMMVAPGEVEESICRLAQMARAAGIHLIVATQRPSVDVITGLIKANIPSRIAFAVSSQIDSRTILDMGGAEKLLGRGDMLYHPIGISKPIRVQGCFLSDKEVKNIVDYLLEQAKPEYFEIPEVSLSSGNSEEPEDELFYKAANIFMESNTASVSLLQRRLKIGYSRAARIVDMLEEKGVVGQHEGSKPREVLLTKGQFEQKFGKNLNS, from the coding sequence ATGAAAAGCTGGGGGTTAGAAACATTGGCGACGAAGGCGACAAAAAAGAACCGACGGGGGTCACGTAAAAAAAGACAGTCCGTTCATGATACGATTCGAAATGAAATTATTGGAATCCTGGTGATGGGTTTGGCCTGTCTGGGGTTTGTCATGCTCTATTCCAACAGCAAGGGTGCTATTGTCACGCATATTGTCAAAGCACTCAGGATTGCGGCAGGCGATGGAAGTGTCGGAATTTTTATCATTCTCGGAGTCATTGGGATCAGTCTGATGAGCAACAACCGGAAAAGTATGAAGTCCAGAACAACCGGTGTGATTTTGTTATGGCTTGTAGCGGAAGGATTCCTGCATCTCGGGTCATCTGCTGCGTATGATACTGCAGGGCTGCTTGAGCTTGGCAAAGCAGGATTAGGAGGTGGCCTTCTTGGCGCGGTGATCAGTATTATGCTGGTCATGCTGGTCGGCGTGACAGGTGGTTATGTGATTCTGGCAGTATTAGCTTTAATCGGGGCTATCCTGGCAATGAACCGCTCTATGGTCGGGACGGTCAAAGACCTGTTGTCTCTCACAGCCAATTTTGCACAGATGGTCGACCGCCACATCAGGGATTTTCTGCAGGTACTGGCGGACGGACGCCAAGAAAGACAGGAGCGCAAAGAGGATGACCGGAACAGCATGTTTGCCGCAGCAAAGAAAGGTGAGCCTGTAAAGTCCTTAACCCCGGATGATTATTTCGATTCAAAGCAGGGTAACCCGGTGATCGAAATTTTTGGGGAAGAACGGAATCGTGGAGAAGAACGGAATAAAAAAAGCAAGCTGGTTCCGCAGCCGGAAACGGATCATTACCTGATCAACACAAGGATGGATGATTTAGCTGAAAGAAAGGCTGGAAATATAGGAGATTATGCAGGAGGCAGGGAAACCACAGCGGCACCGCCGGGCAAGCTTACCGGGACGCCTATTTCCAGACAGACCGAGAAGAATGAACATTACAGGCTGCCGCCTTTGAATCTTGTTCATAAATCAATGAAAAAAGGCCAAAAAAGCGGCAAGGATATTGCCGATAATGTCCGTCTGCTGGAAGATACGCTAGCCAGTTTTGGGGTCAGGGTCAAAGTTACCAGAGTCACACAGGGGCCGACGATTACCCGCTACGAGGTGCAGCCTGCGCCCGGTGTCAAAGTCAGTAAAATTACCAGCCTTTCAGATGATATTGCACTGAGCCTGGCAGCCTCCGATGTGCGGATGGAAGCGCCGATCCCGGGAAAGTCTGCAGTTGGGATAGAGGTCCCGAATAAGGAGATTGCCATTGTTCATTTCCGGGAAGTGCTGGAAACGGAAGATTTTCAGGACTCACCAAGCAAGCTTAGTTTGGCGCTCGGCAAAGATATCACTGGCACGCCGATTATCGGTGATCTGACGAGAATGCCGCACCTACTGATTGCCGGAGCGACCGGAGCAGGAAAATCGGTTTGCATCAATACGATTATCGGAAGTATCGTTTATAAAGCAAAACCGGATGAAGTAAAACTGTTGCTGATTGATCCCAAAGTTGTTGAACTGGCCAATTACAATGGAATCCCACATTTGATCTCTCCTGTGGTAACAGAGCCCCAGAGGGCTGCCGGAGCTTTGAAGTGGATTGTTACCGAAATGGAGACAAGATATGAACTTTTTGCAGCTTCCGGAGTTCGTGATATCGTCAGGTATAACTTCCTTGTAAGTGAAAAAAAGGATACTGAATCGAAGCCGCTGCCGTATGTTGTCGTCATCATCGACGAGTTAGCCGATCTGATGATGGTTGCTCCGGGAGAGGTCGAGGAGTCTATCTGCCGGCTGGCCCAGATGGCCAGGGCAGCAGGTATTCATCTGATTGTTGCGACGCAAAGACCCTCGGTTGATGTCATCACCGGTCTGATCAAAGCCAATATTCCTTCCAGGATCGCTTTTGCGGTTTCTTCCCAGATCGATTCCAGAACCATTCTGGACATGGGCGGTGCAGAAAAACTACTCGGCCGCGGGGACATGCTCTATCATCCAATTGGGATCAGCAAGCCGATCCGGGTCCAAGGCTGTTTCCTGTCAGACAAGGAAGTTAAAAATATTGTCGATTATCTGCTGGAACAGGCCAAGCCGGAGTATTTTGAAATTCCGGAAGTGAGCTTGAGTTCCGGAAATTCTGAGGAGCCGGAAGATGAGCTTTTCTACAAGGCTGCGAACATCTTTATGGAGAGCAATACGGCATCCGTGTCCCTGCTTCAGCGCAGACTAAAGATTGGCTATTCCAGGGCGGCCAGAATCGTTGATATGCTTGAAGAAAAAGGGGTTGTCGGCCAACATGAAGGCTCGAAACCCAGGGAAGTTTTGTTGACCAAGGGCCAATTTGAACAAAAATTCGGGAAAAACTTAAATTCTTAG